The Vampirovibrio chlorellavorus genome includes the window CAATGGGCCCTGGAAGGGCGGCCGGGCGTCGGCTAGGGGTTGGATAAGACCGCGGGGAGAATGGATTTTCGGGCGGCGTTGGGGTTCTTTGTGTCTTGAGCTGTCTTTTCCAGTTTACCCTGGGGCTTACCCAACGGTTGGGAGACCGCCTGCAGGCCTTTGAAGCGCTCCAGCGTTTCCGTCAGTGGGTTCCAGCCAGCCTCTGCGGTTACCCCTTCAAACTCCCCCTGCGGAATGTGTTCATAGATACTCTGAAGGGCCTGCCGCTGGGCCAGATCCAGTTGGGCCATGTGCGCCATTCGCTGACTGCGGGCCGTCATGACTTTTTTCAGGGTTGCCTCGGAAAACAGACCGTTGTCACTCAGCCCCTCGTTGATGAGGTGTAAGAGAATCCGCTGACTTTCCAGCTCGTGGTAGCGTAGCTGGTTGAAGCGGGGCGGGGTCGGTAGCTGGGCGATTTGTTGGTAGACCTTGCCAATCTCCTGAAAGTTAGCCCCTTGCCGCTGAATATGATCCCGGATACTGTTTACCAGCGTCAGGTTAAACGGCGAGCTTTCTTTCAAGGGCCTCAGGCTGGGTTCATCGTCCAGTATCAGGGCGCGTGAAATTTTTCCCTTCAGTCTGAAGAGTTGCACCAGATAATCATGTTCATCCGGGGTGAGCTTCATTAATGCGGGCGGTTTTTTTCCGTTGACCTGCAGTTGCTCCATCAACCGGCGCAAGCCAGTGGCGGCCCTGTAATGGCCCGAGTCAGCGGCGTAGGCTTTTTGATAGTAATCCAGCGCCTGGGCGTCCCGGCCTTCCTCTTCGGCCACTTGGCCCAGTGTGGCCAGGGCATTCGGGTCGTTGGGCAAAATCAGCAGGACCGTTCGGGCCTCGTTTCGGGCCAAGGCGTTATTCCCGGACAGGAACAGGGCCTGAGCTTTGATCCAGCGGGCTTTTCCATTCAGCGGATCGCTTTGCAGCACCCCTTCTGCCAGACTCAAGGCTTCCGTGGCCTGATTGTTATTCAGGTAATAGTCCCCCAGTGCCAGACTCAGCGCCGTTCGCCCGGTCTCACTGGCGGTCACCCGAATGCCGCTTTTCAGGGCGCCTTCCGCTTTTTGCCAGTACGATTTGGACTTTTCAAGGCTGAGGGGTGGCTTTTGCCACAAGGCCTGATCGGCCAGACGGGCGTAAACCTCATACAGCACGTGATGGGCACGCCCCTGCTGTGAATTGTGGGAATCCAGAGTCACAGCGCGCTGGGCGGCGCTCAGGGCCGGGCCATACTGACGCTTCCGCATAAGGTAGTGGGCTTTTAGGCGATTGGCCGTGGCATTATTTTCGGCCAGCGACCTGATCGGCCCGAAGTGTTTGTCCAGATAGTCCCAGTCCAGCTGGGTTAAGGCGGCTTCATAGGCCGATAGTATCGCTTCAGTGTTCCCCGGCTGAAGGGTCAGGGCATTTTGGAAGGCCTGACGGGCTTCGCTCATGGTTTGAGCCTGCATGAGCCCCTTGCCCATCAGCAGCCAGCCGGTGGCGTCCCGTCGGTTTTTAGCCAATCGGCTCTGCGCGCTGGCCATCCATAACTTGCCCCGCAATGTACTGACCCAGGGCTTACTGCGGGCAAAGGCCCTGCCGGAGAGGGTGTTCAGGGCCTGTTGATAGGCTTTTAGGGCTTCATCCGGCTTTTGGTTCTGTAGGGACAAATCGCCCAGTAGCTCGGCGCTCTGGAAGTCCTGCGGGTTCAGAGCTAGGGCCCGACGGAGGGCATCCATGGCCTTGGGGCCGGAACAGCTTTGCCCCAGTGCTTTGTACAATACCGCAGAAGAAGATGCTGCCTGCTGTCGGGTAAAGGCCTCTATCTGTTGGCAAGTGGCGGGCTGAGGGATCTGGTAAGCCCCGGCCAGGGCCTGTTCCAGACTTTCGGCCACAGCGGCGGACAGGTTCTCCCGAGGCATAACCGTATCCATCCAGTCCGCCACCAAGGGGGCCAGTGCGTTATCCTTGCTTTCAGCCTGGGTAAAGGCCTGTTGGGCCAGTGGGTATTGACCTACCGCCACCAGTTTTTCCCCCAGCTGGAACAGGGCCACCGGGTGGGTTGCCTTGGACAAGGCTTGCTGAAAATAGGAACGGGCCTGCTGGGTTTTCCCGGCGGCCTGTGCTTCCACCCCACGGGTAAAAAGGCCTTCGGCGCTATTGGCGGAGAGATCTTTGGGGGGCGGGGTGACCCGGTAATGCTGGATGGCTTGTTGAGACAGGTTCTGAATATCCACCCGATGGATGTCGGTGGGCTCAATGGCCAGATGGGTTACCCCCCCCTTGGGCTCCACTTTCATCACGCTTTGGGCCGAGGCAAGGGCCTGTACCACATCCACCCGGATTTTACCCATCAGGCTGCTGACCCGCTCGGTCAGGCGCAGTAAATCTTCCGAGGCCGTGAGGGCGCTGTCGGCCAGTTTGATGTGGGTGGCATCGGGGATCGGTTCCGGGCTGGTGGGGTCCAGAGCCACCCAGTCCCCGCTTTGGGCGGTGCCAATGTAGGCTTCCGTCCACATGTGAAATACAAATTTCCCCAGATCCGAATCCTCGTCCGGCAGATAAATCAGGCCAATGGCCACCCGGGCGGGAATTCCGGCTGAGCGCAGCAGGGAGGTCAGCAACACCGCATGCTCGGTGCAATCGCCTTTTTTGCTCTCAAAGGTCTCTTTGGCCGTGGCAAAGCCCACGCTGAAGTCCTTGTTGGCAATGTTCTGGTACACCCATTGCTGTAGCTTTCGGGCGGCGTAATACGCCCGATTTTCCGGGCCAATGACCCGCAAAGCGGTTTGATCCAGTTCGGGGTCATACACCTGCAGGTAAGGGGTGGCTTGCAGGTATCGTTTGTCAAAGCGGGTGGGAAAGGTGGCCAGAGAATTGGCCGGTTCTTGCTGGCGAACCCGCAAATACACGGCAGCGGGATCCGTGGAAAAGTCTATGGAAGCGAAATCAGAGGGGAAATCGGCTTCGGGAGCCGTGATGACCTGCTGGTACAGGGTGTTGGGCAGCAGCGTCTTCAGGTCCAGAGTCTCTCCCTTGATTGAACTCAGTTTGAACAGGGCATGGGTGGTGGTACGAGGCTGGGGAATGGCATTGCTCATAATGGTGGCGGCTTGTATCAGATCCACCGTCTGCCGATCCATGGCCTGCACTTCCCGCTGGGAGGCATAGACCATTTCCAGGCCGGACTGGCTGCCCAGCGATTGCGATTTGTACAGTTTGCCCTGCTCATCCCGCCATTCGTAGATTTTTTGTTGTTTACTGGCCGGATTGCTGAGTTCAAACTTGCGGACCGGTTTCACTTCTCCGGTGGCCAAGGCCAGCTTTTCCCGTTGCAGGGGCTTGACCGTGGTATTGACCACTTGCGGCTGCACGCCCAGATGCAGGGTTTGGTAGTTGAACTGGCTACCCGCCTTGTCCTGATAGTGCTGGCGGTACACCTGCTTGATTTTTTCCCCGCCGGGGAACAGAAAATTTTCTCGGGCGATGGGAGCCTGAGCTACACTGGCTGTGTTTTCTCGCACCAGTCGCACATCAATGCCGTCCTCATCCAGCTGGCCGTTGGCCTCCAATAGGGCCTCATCGCCCAACGTGTACCGGTAGCTGAAGCTGACCGCCTCGTGCGTGTGCGGGCTTTCCACGAACCGGCTGATTGCGTTGACCTCAAAAGGGCTGCCCTGCCTGCTGAAATGGTTGACGTGACTGACTTCGGTCACCGTGTTGTCCGGATTATCCGGGGCCGGAAAACTGTGAATGCCCACTTTGCCAATGGCTTGCCCGTTGGCTTTTAACGTGTACCAGTCGGTTTCTGCCCAAACCGACAAAGGCGTGGCCAAACCCGTCCATAGGCTCAGGGACAGGGCAATGCTCGCATGAAAAGGGCGATAGGGCTTGGGCATTGATGTAATCCGGTTGCTGGGGGCTGTTCCGTTCCTGCAATACCCTCAGCTTAGCGAATTTCATCCAATCCGCCATCCGAAGGATGGAGGAGCCGATGCTTTGACCGTCTTCATACTGCTTTTGCGGCATTGAGAATTAATAGTGTTAAACAGGATTATCCCAAGACGTGCTACTCAGGTCTGACATCTTTATTTTGCTTTCTTTTTCAGGCTGCTATTTGTCATTCCCACGAAAGTGGGAATCCACTGAACGGGGCAACGCCCATCCAGCAATCAAAAGAGAGGCGTCAATCAATCCAACTGACAGGCAGCATGGATTCCCACTTTCGTGGGAATGACCAATCGGACGCCGGGGAATCATTGACGTTTTTTAAAAACTATTTGCCACCTTTTTTGGCCGGACGCAAGCGCTCCGGGGCCAGTTTAAAGTTGAGCGGGCTGTTGGGATCTCCGGATTTCTCTTTGTCGCCTTGAGGGCCACTGTTGTAGGCGTCATTCAGGGCGGCCAGCACAAAAGCCAGACTGGCGTTGTTCAGGATGCGGCTTTCGTTGGAGCCGGTGGCCTTGGCCTCATCCACGTAACTGCGCGCACCGAGGCCTTTGGGTGTGCTGCCATCGGTGGCTCCCTCGTTGGGGCCATCCACCAGCAAGCCCGGAACGACTTTATCCATGACCTGAGACCAGCGGTGGGCCGGGTACTTCACGGATTGTCCTTCCATGCCTGTGATATAGGTCATGGCCAGGGGGTTCATCCCGTAGAAATAGGTCACACTGCGGCTGGCCGCCTGCCGGTAGCTGATGTCCCCACTCAGCCTATAGGCGCTGAGCAACAGGGCAATGCGCTCCGCGATTTCCGGGT containing:
- a CDS encoding transglutaminase domain-containing protein; the protein is MPKPYRPFHASIALSLSLWTGLATPLSVWAETDWYTLKANGQAIGKVGIHSFPAPDNPDNTVTEVSHVNHFSRQGSPFEVNAISRFVESPHTHEAVSFSYRYTLGDEALLEANGQLDEDGIDVRLVRENTASVAQAPIARENFLFPGGEKIKQVYRQHYQDKAGSQFNYQTLHLGVQPQVVNTTVKPLQREKLALATGEVKPVRKFELSNPASKQQKIYEWRDEQGKLYKSQSLGSQSGLEMVYASQREVQAMDRQTVDLIQAATIMSNAIPQPRTTTHALFKLSSIKGETLDLKTLLPNTLYQQVITAPEADFPSDFASIDFSTDPAAVYLRVRQQEPANSLATFPTRFDKRYLQATPYLQVYDPELDQTALRVIGPENRAYYAARKLQQWVYQNIANKDFSVGFATAKETFESKKGDCTEHAVLLTSLLRSAGIPARVAIGLIYLPDEDSDLGKFVFHMWTEAYIGTAQSGDWVALDPTSPEPIPDATHIKLADSALTASEDLLRLTERVSSLMGKIRVDVVQALASAQSVMKVEPKGGVTHLAIEPTDIHRVDIQNLSQQAIQHYRVTPPPKDLSANSAEGLFTRGVEAQAAGKTQQARSYFQQALSKATHPVALFQLGEKLVAVGQYPLAQQAFTQAESKDNALAPLVADWMDTVMPRENLSAAVAESLEQALAGAYQIPQPATCQQIEAFTRQQAASSSAVLYKALGQSCSGPKAMDALRRALALNPQDFQSAELLGDLSLQNQKPDEALKAYQQALNTLSGRAFARSKPWVSTLRGKLWMASAQSRLAKNRRDATGWLLMGKGLMQAQTMSEARQAFQNALTLQPGNTEAILSAYEAALTQLDWDYLDKHFGPIRSLAENNATANRLKAHYLMRKRQYGPALSAAQRAVTLDSHNSQQGRAHHVLYEVYARLADQALWQKPPLSLEKSKSYWQKAEGALKSGIRVTASETGRTALSLALGDYYLNNNQATEALSLAEGVLQSDPLNGKARWIKAQALFLSGNNALARNEARTVLLILPNDPNALATLGQVAEEEGRDAQALDYYQKAYAADSGHYRAATGLRRLMEQLQVNGKKPPALMKLTPDEHDYLVQLFRLKGKISRALILDDEPSLRPLKESSPFNLTLVNSIRDHIQRQGANFQEIGKVYQQIAQLPTPPRFNQLRYHELESQRILLHLINEGLSDNGLFSEATLKKVMTARSQRMAHMAQLDLAQRQALQSIYEHIPQGEFEGVTAEAGWNPLTETLERFKGLQAVSQPLGKPQGKLEKTAQDTKNPNAARKSILPAVLSNP